The following coding sequences lie in one Alicyclobacillus curvatus genomic window:
- a CDS encoding MarR family transcriptional regulator yields the protein MTRRMFVGHKEVSHVESSMHQQYEAFEELMSRLQQIMKTKHAGKDFGLTASQMFILRFLMYSSQAKASDIARASGLSPGAVTQVCDELVKDGLVERTRSQDDRRVVHIQITDQGRELVDRFRKTRSEKMKFILTRLGEEDATEFVRIIGRVVDIVEKDLEEQR from the coding sequence CGGGCACAAGGAGGTGAGTCATGTGGAATCGTCGATGCACCAACAATACGAAGCATTTGAAGAACTCATGTCGCGATTACAGCAAATCATGAAGACAAAGCATGCCGGCAAGGATTTCGGGCTCACGGCCAGCCAGATGTTTATTCTCCGGTTTCTCATGTATTCATCACAAGCAAAGGCGTCGGATATCGCTCGAGCATCTGGGCTAAGTCCGGGGGCTGTGACGCAAGTCTGTGATGAACTTGTTAAGGACGGGCTAGTCGAGCGAACGAGGTCGCAGGATGATCGCAGAGTTGTTCACATCCAAATTACTGACCAAGGTCGAGAACTTGTGGACCGCTTTCGGAAGACCCGAAGCGAAAAGATGAAGTTCATTTTGACACGCCTCGGCGAAGAAGATGCGACTGAGTTTGTACGCATCATCGGTCGTGTTGTGGACATCGTAGAGAAGGACCTTGAAGAACAGAGGTGA